Within the Candidatus Melainabacteria bacterium genome, the region TTTTATAAATGCAGTTAATTCAAACTGTACTTCAGTAAGGAGCAGATTTAAATCTACTTTTTCATTTTCTTTGTTGCTTCTTGATGCCTGGGAAAGATTTGTTAGATCTTCTATTAGCCTTCTCATCTTTTGTGTTGCACAAACTATTCGCAAGAAATAATTTTCTTTTTCTTCATTAAGATTTTCTTTTAATTTATCCTGGAGAATGCTTACAAAACTTTCAATTGTTCTTAATGGTTCTCTTAAATCATGGGATGCAATATATACAAATGAATCAAGCTCTTTGTTTACTTGCCTTAAGATCTCGTTAGCATTAGTAAGTTCTCTTTCAGTTCTTCTTGAGAGTTCTAAAAGATGATTTCTTTCCATAGTATTTCTAATCATATTTGCTGTAGTTTTCATAAACGACATTTCTTCATTATCAAAGTTATGTGGTTTTACATAATACTTGGCAATTGCTCCAACAGATTTATCATTAACAATAATTGGAACTGCTGCTGCTGAAATAATTTTATTTGGTTTTATGATTTCAGTAAAAAATTTTGAAAAGCTCATATTTACCTTTTCTAGATTTTTTATAACTACAATTCGTTTTTCAAGCATTGATCTTATAGAAGGCCAGTTGTCATCTACACCATTTAATCCTATGGTGAGAATTTTTTCTTTATTCCTTACTTCCTGATATTTATCAGGCAACCCATACGCAGCTTCAACATAGAGCTTGTTCTTTGTGTTTTTCAACAAGAAAAATAATCCATAGTCTGCTTCTGTTAGTTCACAAAATGCCTTTAATACTCCTTTTGCAACAGCTGAAAGATCGAGTGTAAAGAAATTTGAACAAGCTTCAGATATGTCTTCAATAGCTTGTAATCGCTTTAAAGTCTTTTCAAGGTTTGTTTCTTTTGTAATTAAAGAAGACACAATAAATTGTAATTTTACTTACAAAAAAGAATAATATAAGAAAAAATATTTTGGGTTAAATTCCTTTAATTGATATACAGTAAAAGTATTAGGCTCATATAAAAATTCTTACAATTTAGTGCTAATGAGCTAAAAATTTTTAAAACTTAACTTTTTAAATTTAATAATCAACTAAAAAGGACTTGCTTTCGGAATCCTAAAGATTTATACTCAACTCAAAAGAAAAATTTTAAATAATTTAAGAGCTTTCATTTTGAGATTTCTGGAGATTGAAGCAACAATGAAAGAATCTCGGCCAACTACAAAAAAAACAAAATTACTTGTTGTAGATGACTCAAGCAACAACAGAGCAGCAATTAGTTATTGGCTTGAAGGTGAAAACTATGAGATACTACATGCTTCATGTGGAATAAGTGCATTAAAAATTGTGGAAGCATTTGTTCCAGATATTATTCTGCTTGATTATAATCTTCCAGGAATTGATGGTATTGAAGTTTGCCAGAAAATCAGAACAAATTCAAAGCTCCCTTTTATTCCTATCATTATGATGAGCTCTTATGCACCAGAAGTAAACGTTATAGCTTTAGAACAAGGTGTAGATGAATTCATTATTATGCCAATAAAGCCAAATGAATTAAAATCCCGTTTAAGAGCAATGCTAAGACTCAAGAATGCAATAGCAAAATCAATTGAGCTTGTTAAAGAAAACAAAAAGTTACAGGAGTTAGACAAGATAAAATCAAATTTTGTTTCAAAAGTTTCACATGAATTAAGGACACCTTTACAAGCTATCCTTGGTTACTCGGATATTTTAATGCAAGGCTTACAAGGAGAATTAAACTACCCTCAGAAATTAATGGTAAAACAGGTTAGAGAAGGTGGAGCTCAGCTATTAAGTTTAATAAACCAGTTGTTAGATTTTGCAACTGTTGAACAAGAGAAAATACACATAAGTGTTGAAATATTTAGTGTTGAAAATGTGTTTAATTATTTATCTCAAGCAGTTACCCCTCTTGCATTAAAAAAGAAAATAGATTTAAAGTTTATTTTAGAAGACAAGAACATACAATTAGAATCCAGCAGGGAATTCATTGAGAAGATATTATTAAATATTATTTCTAATTCCATTAAAT harbors:
- a CDS encoding GAF domain-containing protein: MSSLITKETNLEKTLKRLQAIEDISEACSNFFTLDLSAVAKGVLKAFCELTEADYGLFFLLKNTKNKLYVEAAYGLPDKYQEVRNKEKILTIGLNGVDDNWPSIRSMLEKRIVVIKNLEKVNMSFSKFFTEIIKPNKIISAAAVPIIVNDKSVGAIAKYYVKPHNFDNEEMSFMKTTANMIRNTMERNHLLELSRRTERELTNANEILRQVNKELDSFVYIASHDLREPLRTIESFVSILQDKLKENLNEEKENYFLRIVCATQKMRRLIEDLTNLSQASRSNKENEKVDLNLLLTEVQFELTAFIKNQNANVLVVDRLPPVIGNKEKVSSIFKNLITNGIKFNKSKEPHVKISLAEDLNFDPEKVCICTEDNGIGIESEYHKKIFGLFQRLHTQEEYEGTGAGLAIVKKILEKYNCEIWLESQENKGSRFYFTLNRAT
- a CDS encoding response regulator; protein product: MKESRPTTKKTKLLVVDDSSNNRAAISYWLEGENYEILHASCGISALKIVEAFVPDIILLDYNLPGIDGIEVCQKIRTNSKLPFIPIIMMSSYAPEVNVIALEQGVDEFIIMPIKPNELKSRLRAMLRLKNAIAKSIELVKENKKLQELDKIKSNFVSKVSHELRTPLQAILGYSDILMQGLQGELNYPQKLMVKQVREGGAQLLSLINQLLDFATVEQEKIHISVEIFSVENVFNYLSQAVTPLALKKKIDLKFILEDKNIQLESSREFIEKILLNIISNSIKFSSEKSKVLVSAKEYSGEYIEFKIQDEGIGISKSNITYIFDKFWQVDDSITRSQGGLGIGLALSKKLVTILGGHISVNSKPNQGSVFVVKLPKEFKQYVPIVEDHTLENVV